The proteins below come from a single Azospirillum sp. B510 genomic window:
- a CDS encoding AMP-binding protein, with protein sequence MSPSGHLDSFTRDRLPAPAQRPDLILDRPELRYPERLNAVSALIDGWRERGWDGHPCLIGGDGEVWSYGRMRDTVDRIARVLTEDYGLVTGNRVLLRGPNTPMLAACWLAVIKAGGVLVPTMPLLRAPELADVLKRAAIDMALCDTHFLDDLEEAALPSLRIVGFRDGELEHRIATKPAGFEAADTAQDDVALIAFTSGTTGTPKAAAHLHRHLLAIADLSPRSVLGTTADDVFCGSPTLAFAYGLGGLLLFPLRIGASVILLERGTADRLLEAATRHRATVMFTVPTVYRGMIGRMAADPTLAKGVSSLRLCVSAGEPLPRQTFEGWRDATGLEILDSLGTTELLNAVLHAAPGDVRPGSTGKPVPGYEAMVVDEQFRPLPPGQVGRLAVRGATGCLYLDDPRQESYVQQGWNLTGDAFHIDEDGFFWYHARTDDLIVSAGYKISGLEVENILLSHEAVQECAVIAAPDPVRGTIPKAFIVLRDGVRPDERLAEELQGFVKDHIAPYKYPRAVEFLDALPRTETGKVQRFKLRRRAWQPDETE encoded by the coding sequence ATGTCGCCATCCGGGCATTTGGACAGCTTCACCCGCGATCGGTTGCCGGCCCCGGCCCAGCGCCCCGATCTGATTCTCGACCGTCCCGAACTGCGCTATCCCGAGCGCCTCAACGCCGTTTCCGCCCTGATCGACGGATGGCGCGAGCGTGGTTGGGATGGACACCCCTGCTTGATCGGCGGCGACGGCGAGGTGTGGAGCTATGGGCGGATGCGCGACACCGTCGACCGCATCGCCCGTGTCCTGACCGAGGATTACGGTCTGGTCACCGGAAACCGCGTTCTGCTGCGCGGCCCCAACACGCCGATGCTGGCCGCCTGCTGGCTGGCGGTGATCAAGGCCGGCGGTGTGCTGGTGCCGACCATGCCGCTGCTGCGCGCGCCCGAACTGGCGGATGTGCTGAAGCGTGCCGCCATCGACATGGCGCTGTGCGACACCCATTTCCTCGACGATCTGGAAGAGGCGGCGCTGCCGTCGCTGCGCATCGTCGGCTTCCGTGACGGCGAGCTGGAACACCGCATCGCCACCAAGCCGGCCGGTTTCGAGGCGGCCGACACGGCGCAGGACGACGTCGCCCTGATCGCCTTCACCTCCGGCACCACCGGGACGCCGAAGGCCGCGGCCCATCTCCATCGCCATCTGCTGGCGATCGCCGACCTGTCGCCGCGCTCGGTGCTGGGGACCACGGCCGACGACGTGTTCTGCGGCTCGCCGACGCTGGCCTTCGCCTACGGGCTGGGCGGGCTGCTGCTGTTCCCGCTGCGCATCGGCGCCTCGGTCATCCTGCTGGAGCGCGGAACCGCCGACCGGCTGCTGGAGGCCGCCACCCGCCACCGGGCGACGGTGATGTTCACCGTGCCGACCGTCTATCGCGGCATGATCGGCCGCATGGCCGCCGATCCGACGCTGGCGAAGGGGGTGTCGTCGCTGCGGCTCTGCGTCTCGGCCGGGGAGCCGCTGCCGCGGCAGACCTTCGAGGGCTGGCGCGACGCCACCGGGCTGGAGATCCTCGACAGCCTGGGCACCACCGAGCTTCTGAATGCCGTGCTGCATGCCGCGCCCGGCGATGTCCGGCCGGGCTCCACCGGCAAGCCTGTGCCGGGCTATGAGGCGATGGTGGTCGACGAGCAGTTCCGCCCGCTTCCTCCCGGCCAGGTCGGCCGGCTGGCCGTGCGCGGGGCGACCGGCTGCCTCTATCTCGACGACCCGCGCCAGGAGAGCTATGTCCAGCAGGGCTGGAACCTGACCGGCGACGCCTTCCATATCGATGAGGACGGCTTCTTCTGGTACCACGCCCGCACCGACGACCTGATCGTCTCGGCCGGCTACAAGATCTCCGGCCTGGAGGTCGAGAACATCCTGCTGAGCCACGAGGCGGTGCAGGAATGCGCGGTGATCGCCGCCCCGGACCCGGTGCGCGGCACCATCCCCAAGGCCTTCATCGTGCTGCGCGACGGCGTCCGCCCCGACGAGCGTCTGGCGGAGGAGCTGCAAGGCTTCGTCAAGGACCACATCGCGCCTTATAAATACCCGCGCGCGGTGGAGTTCCTCGACGCGTTGCCGCGGACGGAGACCGGCAAGGTCCAGCGCTTCAAGCTGCGCCGCCGCGCCTGGCAGCCGGACGAGACCGAGTAG
- a CDS encoding ChbG/HpnK family deacetylase, which yields MSNTASVTAPAPAPLLLCADDYGLAPGVNSAIRDLIVQGRLTATSVMSLCPHWRSGAGPLRELKDKADVGLHFTLTDQPPLGAMPTLAPDGRLPPLGRLMGWAYRGKLAAPAARAEIRDELSRQLAAFTEAWGAPPDYIDGHQHIHQLPGIRDAVTEALSGLPGAYVRLCREPVGMVLRRGVAVPKTLLIGGLGGGLARMARARGIPANDRFAGVYDFAGRRPFAELMPHFLDGIGGRTLVMVHPGLPDEELRRVDTLVEPRRAEYDYLRGPDFADLLESRDIRLTRFAGFPR from the coding sequence ATGTCCAACACAGCCTCCGTCACCGCCCCTGCCCCTGCCCCGCTCCTGCTCTGTGCCGACGATTACGGTCTGGCGCCCGGCGTCAACAGCGCCATCCGCGACCTGATCGTCCAAGGGCGGCTGACCGCGACCTCGGTGATGAGCCTTTGCCCGCATTGGCGCAGTGGGGCCGGTCCCTTGCGCGAATTGAAGGACAAGGCCGATGTCGGGCTGCATTTCACCCTGACCGACCAGCCGCCGCTGGGCGCCATGCCGACGCTGGCGCCCGACGGGCGCCTGCCGCCGTTGGGGCGGCTGATGGGCTGGGCCTATCGCGGGAAGCTGGCGGCCCCCGCGGCGCGAGCGGAGATCCGGGACGAGCTGTCGCGCCAGCTCGCCGCCTTCACCGAAGCCTGGGGGGCGCCGCCCGACTATATCGACGGCCACCAGCACATCCACCAGCTGCCCGGCATCCGCGATGCGGTGACGGAGGCGTTGTCCGGGCTGCCCGGCGCCTATGTCCGCCTGTGCCGGGAGCCGGTCGGCATGGTGTTGCGCCGCGGGGTCGCGGTGCCGAAAACCCTGCTGATCGGCGGGCTGGGCGGCGGGTTGGCCCGCATGGCGCGGGCGCGCGGCATTCCCGCCAACGACCGCTTCGCCGGTGTCTATGATTTCGCCGGCCGCCGCCCCTTCGCCGAGCTGATGCCGCACTTCCTCGACGGGATCGGCGGCCGGACCCTGGTGATGGTCCATCCCGGCCTGCCCGACGAGGAACTGCGCCGCGTCGACACGCTGGTCGAACCACGGCGCGCCGAATATGACTATCTGCGCGGACCGGATTTCGCCGACCTGCTGGAGTCGCGCGACATCCGCCTGACCCGTTTCGCCGGCTTTCCCCGGTAG
- a CDS encoding DMT family transporter has protein sequence MPRPLLPSVLRSGPLAAYGLYIAGSALLASNPVVGRAVAHVVPPIGLAFWRWLIAFLIVLPFALPGLLAHRHRLRAQWRRYLLLGVLGQGISGAIVYYGLERTSATNASLIYATSPAMILALAAVWLGDAIRPRQILGILLAMAGVVVILTRGDLEALRHLSFNAGDLLVLTGAVSWSVYTILLRQSGTPLPVVTAFAANAFAGVLVLAPFYLWETAAVRPVPFSVPTILSIVAVALFASVLALLAYQKTIAMMGAARASTALYVSPLWAALASWFLLAEPLQGFHLMGVLLVLPGVMLATLPARKPAVAPAAEAA, from the coding sequence ATGCCCCGTCCGCTCCTGCCCTCGGTCCTGCGAAGCGGTCCACTGGCCGCCTATGGCCTCTATATCGCCGGTTCCGCCCTGCTGGCCTCCAACCCGGTGGTCGGGCGGGCGGTGGCCCATGTGGTTCCGCCGATCGGTCTGGCCTTCTGGCGGTGGCTGATCGCCTTCCTGATCGTGCTGCCCTTCGCCCTGCCGGGCCTGCTGGCCCACCGCCACCGGCTGAGGGCGCAATGGCGCCGCTACCTGCTGCTCGGCGTGCTGGGCCAGGGGATTTCCGGCGCCATCGTCTATTACGGGCTGGAACGGACCAGCGCCACCAACGCCAGCCTGATCTATGCCACCAGTCCGGCGATGATCCTGGCGCTGGCCGCCGTCTGGCTGGGCGACGCGATCCGGCCGAGGCAGATTCTCGGCATCCTGCTGGCGATGGCCGGCGTGGTGGTGATCCTGACCCGCGGCGACCTGGAGGCTTTGCGTCACCTCTCCTTCAATGCCGGCGACCTGCTGGTGCTGACCGGGGCGGTGTCCTGGTCGGTCTACACCATCCTGCTGCGGCAATCGGGCACACCCCTGCCGGTGGTCACCGCCTTCGCCGCGAACGCCTTCGCCGGGGTGCTGGTGCTGGCGCCCTTCTACCTCTGGGAGACGGCGGCGGTGCGGCCGGTCCCCTTCTCGGTCCCCACCATCCTGTCCATCGTCGCGGTGGCGCTGTTCGCCTCGGTGCTGGCCCTGCTGGCGTACCAGAAGACCATCGCGATGATGGGGGCCGCCCGCGCCTCCACCGCGCTGTATGTCTCGCCGCTGTGGGCGGCGCTCGCCTCCTGGTTCCTGTTGGCCGAACCGCTGCAAGGCTTCCATCTGATGGGCGTCCTGCTGGTGTTGCCCGGCGTGATGCTGGCCACCCTGCCCGCCCGCAAGCCGGCGGTGGCCCCGGCGGCCGAAGCCGCTTGA
- a CDS encoding ABC transporter substrate-binding protein, with protein MKRILLGAGLGMAAALALSAPAQAAKTLVFCSEGSPENFSPMLNTTSTSWDVAMPVYNNLVEFERGGTKVVPGLAESWTISDDGLVYTFKLRPGVKWHSSNDFKPTRDLTADDVIFTFERQWKAENPYHKVSGGAYDYFADMAMPKLLKSVEKIDDLTVKITLNAVEAPFLANLGMPFMSVMSAEYAQALLKKGTPEKFDQVPVGTGPFQFVAYQKDAVVRYKAFEQYWGGKQPLDNLVFAITPDAAVRLAKLKAGECQVMPFPNPADVDAMKKDAGIAVQEQEGLNVGYVSFNVTKKPFDDVRVRRAVSMAIDKKAIVSAVYQAAGVPAKNPIPPTMWSYNDAIEDYPYDGERAKKLLADAGYPNGFETDLWAMPVQRPYNPNAKRIAEMMQADLAKVGIKAKIVQFEWGEYRKRMQQGEHQMGMLGWTGDNGDPDNFLYTLLGCEAARPGGNNLSKWCNKEFDDLVVQAKRTTDIAARTKLYEQAQVIFKEEAPWYTIAHSVVYMGLAKNVTGYKMDPFGLHRFDGVDLK; from the coding sequence ATGAAGCGCATCCTGCTGGGTGCCGGGCTCGGTATGGCCGCGGCGCTGGCGCTGTCGGCGCCGGCCCAGGCCGCGAAGACCCTTGTTTTTTGCTCCGAGGGCAGCCCTGAGAACTTCAGCCCGATGCTGAACACCACCAGCACCAGCTGGGACGTGGCGATGCCCGTCTACAACAACCTCGTGGAGTTCGAGCGCGGCGGCACCAAGGTGGTTCCCGGCCTCGCCGAATCCTGGACGATTTCCGACGACGGGCTGGTTTACACCTTCAAGCTGCGTCCCGGCGTCAAGTGGCATTCCAGCAATGACTTCAAGCCGACGCGTGACCTGACCGCCGACGACGTGATCTTCACGTTCGAGCGCCAGTGGAAGGCCGAGAACCCGTATCACAAGGTTTCCGGCGGGGCTTATGACTATTTCGCCGACATGGCGATGCCCAAGCTGTTGAAGTCGGTCGAGAAGATCGACGATCTGACGGTCAAGATCACGCTGAACGCCGTCGAGGCGCCGTTCCTGGCCAACCTTGGCATGCCCTTCATGTCGGTGATGTCCGCCGAATACGCCCAGGCGCTGCTGAAGAAGGGCACGCCGGAGAAGTTCGACCAGGTTCCGGTCGGCACCGGCCCGTTCCAGTTCGTCGCCTACCAGAAGGACGCCGTCGTCCGTTACAAGGCGTTCGAGCAATATTGGGGCGGCAAGCAGCCGCTCGACAATCTCGTCTTCGCGATCACGCCCGACGCGGCGGTCCGTCTGGCCAAGCTGAAGGCCGGCGAATGCCAGGTCATGCCGTTCCCGAATCCGGCCGACGTCGACGCGATGAAGAAGGATGCCGGCATCGCCGTCCAGGAGCAGGAAGGCCTGAACGTCGGCTATGTCTCCTTCAACGTCACCAAGAAGCCGTTCGACGACGTGCGCGTCCGCCGCGCCGTCAGCATGGCGATCGACAAGAAGGCCATCGTCTCCGCGGTCTATCAGGCCGCCGGCGTCCCGGCCAAGAACCCGATCCCGCCGACCATGTGGTCGTACAACGACGCGATCGAGGATTATCCGTATGACGGCGAGCGGGCGAAGAAGCTGCTCGCCGATGCCGGATATCCCAACGGCTTCGAGACCGATCTGTGGGCGATGCCGGTGCAGCGTCCCTACAACCCCAACGCCAAGCGCATCGCCGAGATGATGCAGGCCGATCTGGCGAAGGTCGGGATCAAGGCGAAGATCGTTCAGTTCGAATGGGGTGAATACCGCAAGCGGATGCAGCAGGGCGAGCACCAGATGGGCATGCTCGGCTGGACCGGCGACAATGGCGATCCTGACAACTTCCTCTACACCCTGCTGGGTTGCGAGGCGGCGCGTCCGGGCGGCAACAACCTGTCCAAATGGTGCAACAAGGAGTTCGACGATCTCGTCGTCCAGGCCAAGCGCACCACCGACATCGCCGCGCGGACCAAGCTGTACGAGCAGGCGCAGGTCATCTTCAAGGAAGAGGCGCCCTGGTACACCATCGCCCATTCGGTGGTCTACATGGGCCTCGCCAAGAATGTGACCGGCTACAAGATGGACCCGTTCGGTCTCCATCGTTTCGACGGCGTCGATCTGAAGTGA
- a CDS encoding ABC transporter permease subunit translates to MLRFILTRVSLVIPTFLGITFLTFILIRLVPGDPIEVRVGERGIAPERLAAFRHELGLDQPLWKQFLDYVGNVIHGDFGLSLITHNPVLSEFLTLFPATLELALCAMLFATLIGLPAGILAAVKRGSLFDHGVMGVSLTGYSMPIFWWGLLLILFFSVALGWTPVSGRLDLVYYVEPVTGFMLIDTLMAGDYDAFRSALGHLVLPTIVLGTVPLAVVARMTRSAMLEVLGEDYIRTARAKGLDSGRVIGMHALRNALIPVVTVIGLQVGTLLGGAILTETIFSWPGVGKWLIESINRRDYPALQGGVLLIATSVILVNLLVDVLYGVLNPRIRHAR, encoded by the coding sequence ATGCTTCGCTTCATCCTGACGCGGGTGAGCTTGGTGATTCCGACCTTTCTCGGCATCACCTTTCTGACCTTCATCCTGATCCGGCTGGTTCCCGGCGACCCCATCGAGGTGCGCGTCGGTGAACGGGGCATCGCGCCCGAACGGCTGGCCGCGTTCCGCCACGAACTCGGTCTCGATCAACCGCTGTGGAAGCAGTTCCTCGACTATGTCGGCAACGTGATCCATGGTGATTTCGGCCTGTCGCTGATCACCCACAATCCGGTGCTGAGCGAATTCCTCACCCTGTTCCCGGCGACGCTGGAACTGGCGCTCTGCGCCATGCTGTTCGCGACGCTGATCGGGCTGCCGGCCGGCATCCTGGCGGCGGTGAAGCGCGGGTCGCTGTTCGACCATGGCGTGATGGGGGTCAGCCTGACCGGCTATTCGATGCCGATCTTCTGGTGGGGCCTGCTGCTGATCCTGTTCTTCTCGGTCGCGCTGGGCTGGACCCCGGTGTCGGGCCGCCTGGATCTGGTCTATTACGTGGAGCCGGTGACCGGCTTCATGCTGATCGACACGCTGATGGCCGGCGATTACGACGCCTTCCGCTCGGCGCTCGGCCATCTCGTGCTGCCGACCATCGTGCTCGGCACCGTGCCGTTGGCCGTGGTGGCGCGCATGACGCGGTCGGCCATGCTGGAGGTGCTGGGCGAGGATTACATCCGCACCGCCCGCGCCAAGGGGCTGGACAGCGGCCGGGTCATCGGCATGCATGCGCTGCGCAACGCGCTGATCCCTGTGGTCACCGTCATCGGCCTCCAGGTCGGCACGCTGCTGGGCGGCGCCATCCTGACCGAAACCATCTTCTCCTGGCCGGGTGTCGGCAAATGGCTGATCGAATCGATCAACCGCCGCGACTATCCGGCCCTGCAGGGCGGTGTCCTGCTGATCGCCACCTCGGTGATCCTGGTCAATCTGCTGGTGGACGTGCTCTACGGCGTCCTCAACCCCCGCATCCGTCACGCGCGGTGA
- a CDS encoding ABC transporter permease subunit — protein MSTELSTNAEPAVTVSRPPHPLTEFWYHFKQNKGALAGLVVILLIALVALFAGVIAPHDPDIQYREAILAPPVWQAGGSWSFILGTDDIGRDMLSRLMYGARLSMMIGLIVVTLSLAVGLGLGLVAGFFGGMADVLIMRAMDILLALPSLLLAVVVAAILGPGLVNAMLAVSVVVIPHYARLTRAAVLAEVNKDYVVASRVAGAGPLRLMLIVVLPNCVAPLIVQATLGFSTAILDAAALGFLGLGAQPPTPEWGTMLASSLQFLQRAPWVVTWPGIAILVTVLAFNLLGDGLRDALDPKLKR, from the coding sequence ATGTCCACTGAACTCTCGACCAACGCAGAGCCGGCCGTCACGGTGTCGCGTCCGCCGCACCCGCTGACCGAGTTCTGGTATCACTTCAAGCAGAACAAGGGCGCGCTGGCCGGTCTGGTGGTGATCCTGCTGATCGCGCTGGTCGCCCTCTTCGCCGGCGTCATCGCCCCCCATGATCCCGACATCCAATATCGCGAGGCGATCCTGGCGCCGCCGGTCTGGCAGGCGGGCGGAAGCTGGAGCTTCATCCTGGGCACCGACGACATCGGCCGCGACATGCTGTCCCGCCTGATGTATGGCGCGCGGCTGTCGATGATGATCGGCCTGATCGTCGTCACCCTGTCGCTGGCCGTCGGGCTGGGTCTGGGGCTGGTCGCCGGATTCTTCGGCGGCATGGCCGACGTCCTGATCATGCGCGCCATGGACATCCTGCTGGCGCTGCCCTCGCTGCTGCTGGCGGTGGTGGTGGCCGCCATCCTCGGGCCGGGGCTGGTGAACGCCATGCTGGCGGTGTCGGTGGTGGTGATCCCGCACTATGCCCGCCTGACCCGCGCCGCCGTGCTGGCGGAGGTGAACAAGGATTACGTCGTCGCCTCGCGCGTCGCCGGGGCCGGACCGCTGCGCCTGATGCTGATCGTCGTGCTGCCGAACTGCGTGGCGCCGCTGATCGTGCAGGCGACGTTGGGCTTCTCCACCGCCATCCTGGACGCGGCGGCCCTGGGCTTCCTCGGCCTCGGCGCGCAGCCGCCGACGCCGGAATGGGGCACCATGCTGGCCTCCTCGCTCCAGTTCCTCCAGCGCGCGCCCTGGGTCGTGACCTGGCCCGGCATCGCCATCCTGGTGACCGTGCTCGCCTTCAACCTGTTGGGCGACGGTCTCCGCGACGCGCTCGACCCCAAGCTGAAACGTTGA